Proteins encoded by one window of Erwinia pyrifoliae DSM 12163:
- a CDS encoding IS3 family transposase (programmed frameshift) produces MGTPRFTPEFKEEAVRQITERGYSVAEVSDRLGVSAHSLYKWLRAVKPDNSEQHARDLLEAKSEILKLRAQLKRTEEERDILKKGRAVLCKGARLKYRFINEHRTVWGVMTMCRVLHVARAGFYAWLHNPVSARDKDNQRLLTLIRDSYSLSGGVYGYRRVHGDLNEIGETCGKNRVGRIMQLNRIKAVRGYKAPRRIAGRPSVVAPNRVQRQFTVVRANQVWVTDITYIRTWQGWLYLAVVIDLFARNVVGWSMKPTLSRELALDALMMAVWRRKPDGEVIVHSDQGSQYGSDDWQRFCRANNLVPSMSRRGNCWDNAVAESFFSSLKKERIRKRMYKTRDLARADIFDYIEVFYNRARRHSHLGGVSPEAFEQASS; encoded by the exons ATGGGCACACCACGATTTACACCTGAATTTAAAGAAGAAGCCGTCCGTCAAATAACGGAACGCGGCTATTCCGTCGCTGAAGTTTCNGACCGTCTGGGCGTCTCTGCACACAGTCTCTACAAGTGGCTTCGGGCTGTCAAACCTGATAACAGCGAACAGCATGCCCGGGATTTACTGGAAGCCAAAAGCGAGATCCTGAAACTACGGGCGCAGCTAAAACGCACCGAAGAAGAACGGGATATCCTGA AAAAAGGCCGCGCGGTACTTTGCAAGGGAGCCCGACTGAAGTACCGCTTTATCAATGAGCACCGCACTGTATGGGGTGTGATGACGATGTGTCGGGTACTTCATGTCGCCCGGGCCGGGTTCTATGCGTGGCTGCACAACCCGGTCTCGGCGCGTGATAAAGATAACCAGCGTCTGCTGACGCTTATCCGTGACTCATATTCACTGAGCGGAGGCGTATACGGTTACCGGCGGGTTCATGGCGACCTGAACGAAATCGGGGAAACCTGCGGTAAAAACCGGGTGGGCCGTATTATGCAACTGAACCGGATTAAAGCCGTGCGCGGCTATAAAGCTCCGCGTCGTATTGCTGGCAGACCTTCAGTGGTTGCCCCTAATCGCGTGCAGCGGCAGTTTACTGTTGTCCGGGCCAATCAGGTCTGGGTGACCGATATCACCTACATCCGCACCTGGCAGGGCTGGTTGTATCTGGCGGTGGTTATCGACCTCTTTGCCCGTAACGTGGTGGGGTGGTCGATGAAGCCCACCCTCTCACGCGAACTGGCACTGGATGCGCTCATGATGGCGGTCTGGCGACGAAAACCGGACGGCGAGGTGATTGTGCATAGCGATCAGGGCAGCCAGTACGGCAGCGACGACTGGCAACGGTTTTGCCGGGCCAATAACCTGGTCCCGAGTATGAGCCGGCGTGGTAACTGCTGGGATAATGCCGTGGCCGAATCGTTCTTCAGTTCACTGAAAAAAGAACGGATCAGAAAGCGGATGTATAAAACACGGGATCTGGCCCGCGCGGATATCTTCGATTACATTGAAGTGTTCTACAACCGGGCCCGGCGTCACAGCCATCTCGGTGGCGTCAGCCCGGAGGCCTTTGAACAGGCCTCGTCGTGA
- a CDS encoding Cthe_2314 family HEPN domain-containing protein, whose amino-acid sequence MNDSYYWWGLEESIFKGVLYDSINTYFLHDHPYKNWKEFSEADPHMAYAHLTYVRFEALEQQFVDLRVIPQMLGVQDLPIKSIVKDINRYEWLKSIVDLTLFRFSSLRDICFHFVNEVLELKIKDHELNIKKLKSRLRDSHPNVLMNLKVLDSSGLPLREDRNERAHKGFCKLYTEDDDFFKTAAWMEKPGQVMEGYDLISVFNSARDKISSIVINEVETALKSCISLVNELYDYYRDHHDFLSKNSRSGVSGHFHDYHRKKQ is encoded by the coding sequence ATGAATGATAGTTATTATTGGTGGGGCTTAGAAGAGTCTATCTTTAAAGGAGTCCTTTATGATTCAATAAATACTTATTTTTTACATGATCATCCTTATAAGAACTGGAAAGAGTTTTCTGAAGCAGATCCTCATATGGCTTACGCACATTTAACTTATGTAAGATTTGAGGCGTTAGAGCAACAATTTGTTGATTTAAGAGTTATTCCACAAATGCTTGGAGTTCAAGACTTACCTATAAAATCCATTGTCAAAGACATTAATAGGTATGAGTGGCTGAAATCTATTGTTGATTTAACGCTATTCAGATTTTCAAGCCTAAGAGATATTTGTTTTCACTTTGTAAATGAAGTTCTTGAGTTAAAAATTAAAGACCATGAGTTAAATATAAAAAAACTCAAATCTAGACTAAGAGATTCTCATCCTAATGTTTTGATGAATTTAAAGGTCTTGGATTCTTCTGGCCTACCATTACGCGAAGATAGAAATGAAAGAGCTCATAAAGGCTTTTGTAAATTGTATACAGAAGATGATGATTTTTTTAAAACCGCAGCCTGGATGGAAAAACCTGGGCAAGTCATGGAAGGTTATGACTTAATATCAGTTTTCAATTCAGCGAGAGATAAAATAAGCTCCATTGTAATTAATGAAGTCGAAACTGCTCTTAAATCTTGTATAAGCTTAGTCAATGAGCTTTATGACTATTATCGTGACCATCATGACTTTCTATCTAAGAACTCCAGAAGTGGCGTTTCAGGACATTTTCATGATTATCATAGGAAAAAACAATAG